A genomic stretch from Astatotilapia calliptera chromosome 4, fAstCal1.2, whole genome shotgun sequence includes:
- the prpsap2 gene encoding phosphoribosyl pyrophosphate synthase-associated protein 2 isoform X1: protein MNHTKGGLVIFTANSHPSSRELGKRIAERLGVELGKVQVYQEANRETRVQIQESVRGKDVFVIQTMSKDVNTTIMEMLIMVYACRTSCAKSITGVLPYFPYSKQCKMRKRGSIVSKLVASMMCKAGLTHLITMDLHQKEIQGFFNIPVDNLRASPFLLQYIQEEIPDYRNAVIVAKSPASAKRAQSFAERLRLGIAVIHGEAQDAESDQVDGRHSPPTVKTTGAIHPSMEIPCNARTLAKNSSHAGLCAPCMNHSRTHCLCSLPVLIPKEKPPITVVGDVGGRIAIIVDDIIDDVDSFVAAAETLKERGAYKIFVMATHGLLSSDAPRFIEESAIDEVVVTNTIPHELQKLQCPKIKTVDISMILSEAIRRIHNGESMSYLFRNIGVDD from the exons ATGAACCACACCAAGGGTGGCCTGGTCATCTTCACCGCCAACTCGCACCCCTCGAGCCGTGAGCTGGGCAAGAGGATTGCAGA GCGTTTAGGGGTGGAGCTTGGCAAGGTGCAGGTGTACCAGGAAGCTAACAGAG AAACGCGGGTACAGATCCAAGAGTCGGTGCGAGGCAAAGATGTCTTTGTCATCCAAACGATGTCAAA GGACGTGAACACCACCATAATGGAGATGCTGATCATGGTGTACGCATGCAGGACGTCCTGCGCCAAAAGCATCACGGGCGTTCTCCCCTACTTCCCCTACAGCAAGCAGTGTAAGATGAGGAAGAGGGGCTCCATCGTGTCCAAGCTTGTTGCATCAATGATGTGTAAAGCTG GCCTCACCCACCTCATCACCATGGACCTCCATCAGAAAGAGATCCAAGGCTTCTTCAACATCCCAGTGGACAATTTGAGAGCCTCCCCGTTTCTGCTGCAATATATCCAGGAAGAG ATCCCCGACTACCGAAACGCTGTGATTGTTGCCAAGTCGCCAGCTTCTGCCAAAAG GGCTCAGTCGTTCGCCGAGCGGCTGCGTCTGGGTATCGCAGTGATCCACGGAGAAGCTCAGGACGCCGAATCAGACCAAGTAGACGGCCGACATTCCCCACCCACCGTCAAGACCACCGGAGCCATTCACCCCAGCATGGAGATACCATGTAATGCACGCACACTTGCAAAGAACTCGTCACACGCAGGACTTTGTGCACCCTGTATGAATCACAGCAGGACTCACTGTCTGTGTTCCCTTCCAGTGTTGATCCCTAAAGAGAAGCCCCCCATCACTGTGGTGGGAGACGTCGGAGGACGCATCGCCATCATAGTG GATGACATCATCGATGATGTGGACAGCTTCGTGGCAGCAGCGGAGACGCTGAAGGAAAGAGGGGCCTACAAGATTTTTGTCATGGCGACACACGGCCTCCTCTCCTCAGACGCCCCCAGGTTCATAGAGGAGTCGGCAATCGATGAG GTGGTGGTGACCAACACGATTCCCCACGAACTCCAGAAGCTCCAGTGTCCAAAGATCAAGACGGTGGACATCAGCATGATCCTGTCAGAGGCCATCCGCCGCATCCACAACGGAGAGTCCATGTCCTACCTGTTCCGCAACATCGGAGTGGACGACTGA
- the prpsap2 gene encoding phosphoribosyl pyrophosphate synthase-associated protein 2 isoform X2: MNHTKGGLVIFTANSHPSSRELGKRIAERLGVELGKVQVYQEANRETRVQIQESVRGKDVFVIQTMSKDVNTTIMEMLIMVYACRTSCAKSITGVLPYFPYSKQCKMRKRGSIVSKLVASMMCKAGLTHLITMDLHQKEIQGFFNIPVDNLRASPFLLQYIQEEIPDYRNAVIVAKSPASAKRAQSFAERLRLGIAVIHGEAQDAESDQVDGRHSPPTVKTTGAIHPSMEIPLLIPKEKPPITVVGDVGGRIAIIVDDIIDDVDSFVAAAETLKERGAYKIFVMATHGLLSSDAPRFIEESAIDEVVVTNTIPHELQKLQCPKIKTVDISMILSEAIRRIHNGESMSYLFRNIGVDD, translated from the exons ATGAACCACACCAAGGGTGGCCTGGTCATCTTCACCGCCAACTCGCACCCCTCGAGCCGTGAGCTGGGCAAGAGGATTGCAGA GCGTTTAGGGGTGGAGCTTGGCAAGGTGCAGGTGTACCAGGAAGCTAACAGAG AAACGCGGGTACAGATCCAAGAGTCGGTGCGAGGCAAAGATGTCTTTGTCATCCAAACGATGTCAAA GGACGTGAACACCACCATAATGGAGATGCTGATCATGGTGTACGCATGCAGGACGTCCTGCGCCAAAAGCATCACGGGCGTTCTCCCCTACTTCCCCTACAGCAAGCAGTGTAAGATGAGGAAGAGGGGCTCCATCGTGTCCAAGCTTGTTGCATCAATGATGTGTAAAGCTG GCCTCACCCACCTCATCACCATGGACCTCCATCAGAAAGAGATCCAAGGCTTCTTCAACATCCCAGTGGACAATTTGAGAGCCTCCCCGTTTCTGCTGCAATATATCCAGGAAGAG ATCCCCGACTACCGAAACGCTGTGATTGTTGCCAAGTCGCCAGCTTCTGCCAAAAG GGCTCAGTCGTTCGCCGAGCGGCTGCGTCTGGGTATCGCAGTGATCCACGGAGAAGCTCAGGACGCCGAATCAGACCAAGTAGACGGCCGACATTCCCCACCCACCGTCAAGACCACCGGAGCCATTCACCCCAGCATGGAGATACCAT TGTTGATCCCTAAAGAGAAGCCCCCCATCACTGTGGTGGGAGACGTCGGAGGACGCATCGCCATCATAGTG GATGACATCATCGATGATGTGGACAGCTTCGTGGCAGCAGCGGAGACGCTGAAGGAAAGAGGGGCCTACAAGATTTTTGTCATGGCGACACACGGCCTCCTCTCCTCAGACGCCCCCAGGTTCATAGAGGAGTCGGCAATCGATGAG GTGGTGGTGACCAACACGATTCCCCACGAACTCCAGAAGCTCCAGTGTCCAAAGATCAAGACGGTGGACATCAGCATGATCCTGTCAGAGGCCATCCGCCGCATCCACAACGGAGAGTCCATGTCCTACCTGTTCCGCAACATCGGAGTGGACGACTGA
- the prpsap2 gene encoding phosphoribosyl pyrophosphate synthase-associated protein 2 isoform X3, with product MAEFALSSMIETRVQIQESVRGKDVFVIQTMSKDVNTTIMEMLIMVYACRTSCAKSITGVLPYFPYSKQCKMRKRGSIVSKLVASMMCKAGLTHLITMDLHQKEIQGFFNIPVDNLRASPFLLQYIQEEIPDYRNAVIVAKSPASAKRAQSFAERLRLGIAVIHGEAQDAESDQVDGRHSPPTVKTTGAIHPSMEIPLLIPKEKPPITVVGDVGGRIAIIVDDIIDDVDSFVAAAETLKERGAYKIFVMATHGLLSSDAPRFIEESAIDEVVVTNTIPHELQKLQCPKIKTVDISMILSEAIRRIHNGESMSYLFRNIGVDD from the exons ATGGCGGAGTTTGCGCTCTCCAGCATGATAG AAACGCGGGTACAGATCCAAGAGTCGGTGCGAGGCAAAGATGTCTTTGTCATCCAAACGATGTCAAA GGACGTGAACACCACCATAATGGAGATGCTGATCATGGTGTACGCATGCAGGACGTCCTGCGCCAAAAGCATCACGGGCGTTCTCCCCTACTTCCCCTACAGCAAGCAGTGTAAGATGAGGAAGAGGGGCTCCATCGTGTCCAAGCTTGTTGCATCAATGATGTGTAAAGCTG GCCTCACCCACCTCATCACCATGGACCTCCATCAGAAAGAGATCCAAGGCTTCTTCAACATCCCAGTGGACAATTTGAGAGCCTCCCCGTTTCTGCTGCAATATATCCAGGAAGAG ATCCCCGACTACCGAAACGCTGTGATTGTTGCCAAGTCGCCAGCTTCTGCCAAAAG GGCTCAGTCGTTCGCCGAGCGGCTGCGTCTGGGTATCGCAGTGATCCACGGAGAAGCTCAGGACGCCGAATCAGACCAAGTAGACGGCCGACATTCCCCACCCACCGTCAAGACCACCGGAGCCATTCACCCCAGCATGGAGATACCAT TGTTGATCCCTAAAGAGAAGCCCCCCATCACTGTGGTGGGAGACGTCGGAGGACGCATCGCCATCATAGTG GATGACATCATCGATGATGTGGACAGCTTCGTGGCAGCAGCGGAGACGCTGAAGGAAAGAGGGGCCTACAAGATTTTTGTCATGGCGACACACGGCCTCCTCTCCTCAGACGCCCCCAGGTTCATAGAGGAGTCGGCAATCGATGAG GTGGTGGTGACCAACACGATTCCCCACGAACTCCAGAAGCTCCAGTGTCCAAAGATCAAGACGGTGGACATCAGCATGATCCTGTCAGAGGCCATCCGCCGCATCCACAACGGAGAGTCCATGTCCTACCTGTTCCGCAACATCGGAGTGGACGACTGA